In Streptomyces sp. SLBN-118, the following are encoded in one genomic region:
- a CDS encoding YbdD/YjiX family protein has protein sequence MTLRQVLDGLRWYVREFTGEAAYDRYCDRHRRNRPGAPVPTRREYEQLRIQHRETHPSSRCC, from the coding sequence ATGACGCTCCGCCAAGTGTTGGACGGACTGCGTTGGTACGTACGGGAGTTCACCGGCGAGGCCGCCTACGACCGCTACTGCGACCGTCACCGCCGCAACCGTCCAGGCGCCCCCGTCCCCACCCGCCGGGAGTACGAGCAGCTGCGCATCCAGCACCGGGAGACCCACCCGAGCAGCCGCTGCTGCTGA
- a CDS encoding ParA family protein, whose translation MPLSCAFVNLKPGVGKTTSAVWLAHALHESGYSPLLVDGDPASSALRWSELADGFPFPVIALPVGDVHRRVNDFLGNRQAVVLDAPQLEDHPRIARSIMKYAGEWIVPVTPAPIELDRMAPIRSEMDDVQSLRAEPARSAVLLNRTNRPDATRTGPDADAREALTELGFVVLDTQIARLELYAQSFGSPVRAEGSAYMDLADELIKRQEQA comes from the coding sequence ATGCCGCTGAGCTGTGCCTTTGTGAATCTCAAGCCTGGAGTCGGCAAGACGACCAGCGCCGTATGGCTCGCCCACGCGCTTCACGAGTCGGGCTACTCGCCGCTGCTGGTCGACGGCGACCCGGCCTCCTCCGCACTGCGCTGGAGCGAACTGGCCGACGGCTTTCCGTTCCCCGTCATCGCCCTGCCCGTGGGTGACGTGCACCGCCGCGTGAACGACTTCCTGGGCAATCGGCAGGCTGTGGTGCTCGATGCGCCGCAGCTGGAGGACCATCCGCGCATCGCCCGCAGCATCATGAAGTACGCGGGCGAGTGGATCGTCCCGGTGACCCCCGCTCCCATCGAACTGGACCGGATGGCGCCAATCCGGTCCGAGATGGACGACGTCCAGTCCCTGCGCGCCGAGCCGGCCCGCAGTGCGGTCCTCCTGAACCGGACCAATCGTCCCGACGCCACACGCACCGGCCCCGATGCCGACGCCCGTGAGGCGCTCACCGAATTGGGGTTCGTGGTGCTTGACACCCAGATCGCGCGGCTCGAGCTGTACGCCCAGTCGTTCGGAAGTCCGGTACGGGCCGAGGGGTCGGCGTACATGGACCTCGCCGATGAACTCATCAAGCGTCAGGAACAGGCATGA
- the katG gene encoding catalase/peroxidase HPI, producing the protein MSGSESENPVIPSPTPTPTRPRTNRDWWPNQLDLQVLHQHSPRSNPMGGDFDYAEEFKTLDPDALKRDIFEVMTTSQDWWPADYGHYGPLLIRMSWHAAGTYRIADGRGGGGSGAQRFAPLNSWPDNASLDKARRLLWPVKQKYGRKISWADLLIFAGNCAMESMGFKTFGFGFGREDIWEPEEIFWGPEDTWLGDERYSGDRELGGPFGAVQMGLIYVNPEGPNGNPDPLAAARDIRETFGRMAMNDEETVALIVGGHTFGKCHGAVDSRYIGPEPEASPLEEQGLGWRNTFGSGTGAHTLTSGLEGAWTNEPTKWDSGYLDNLFTYEWELTTSPAGAKQWTPKDPAAQGTVPDAHDPSKRHAPMMLTTDLSLKLDPVYGPIAKRFHENPDELAEAFAKAWFKLLHRDMGPISRYLGPWVPEPQLWQDPVPKADHELVADEDIAALKGRILASGLSIPQLVATAWASAASFRGTDKRGGANGARIRLAPQRGWEVNDTPELTKVLETLEQIRQDFNLSQSDGTKVSLADLIVLGGCAAVEQAARNAGHEITVPFVPGRTDASQEQTDVESFAVLEPSADGFRNYLRAGEKAAAETLLLDRANLLTLTAPEMTVLIGGMRALNANFGQSQHGVFTNRPETLTNDFFVNLLDMGTEWKASASVENVFEGRDRATGEVKWTATPVDLVFGSHSQLRAVSEVYACEDAKEKFVRDFVAAWDKVMTLDRFDLV; encoded by the coding sequence GTGTCCGGCAGCGAAAGCGAGAACCCAGTAATCCCCTCCCCCACCCCCACGCCGACTCGGCCCAGGACAAACCGGGACTGGTGGCCGAACCAGCTGGACCTACAGGTTCTCCACCAGCACTCGCCCCGGTCCAATCCGATGGGCGGGGACTTCGACTACGCGGAAGAGTTCAAGACTCTCGACCCCGACGCGCTGAAGCGGGACATCTTCGAGGTGATGACGACATCGCAGGATTGGTGGCCTGCCGACTACGGCCACTACGGGCCGCTCCTGATCCGGATGAGTTGGCATGCCGCAGGAACGTACCGCATCGCCGATGGTCGGGGCGGCGGCGGCTCCGGCGCTCAGCGCTTTGCCCCCCTCAACAGCTGGCCGGACAACGCGAGCCTCGACAAGGCTCGCCGGTTGCTCTGGCCGGTCAAGCAGAAGTACGGCCGGAAAATCTCCTGGGCCGACCTTCTGATCTTCGCCGGCAACTGTGCCATGGAATCGATGGGGTTCAAGACGTTCGGGTTCGGCTTCGGGCGAGAAGACATCTGGGAGCCCGAGGAAATCTTCTGGGGGCCTGAGGACACCTGGCTCGGAGATGAGCGCTACAGCGGCGACAGGGAACTCGGGGGTCCTTTCGGCGCCGTGCAGATGGGCCTGATCTACGTGAATCCGGAGGGGCCCAACGGCAACCCGGATCCGTTGGCTGCCGCGCGGGACATTCGCGAGACTTTCGGCCGTATGGCGATGAATGACGAGGAGACCGTCGCGCTCATCGTGGGCGGCCACACGTTCGGCAAGTGCCATGGTGCGGTCGATTCCCGGTACATCGGTCCGGAACCCGAGGCTTCCCCCCTGGAGGAGCAGGGCCTCGGCTGGAGGAACACCTTCGGCAGCGGCACGGGCGCCCACACGCTCACCAGCGGGCTGGAGGGCGCATGGACCAACGAGCCGACGAAGTGGGACAGCGGATACCTGGACAACCTGTTCACGTACGAATGGGAGCTGACGACGAGCCCCGCCGGTGCGAAGCAGTGGACACCCAAGGATCCCGCGGCCCAGGGCACCGTGCCGGATGCTCATGATCCGTCGAAGAGGCACGCCCCCATGATGCTGACGACAGACCTCTCGCTGAAGCTGGATCCCGTCTACGGGCCGATCGCGAAGCGCTTCCACGAGAATCCGGACGAGCTCGCGGAAGCGTTCGCGAAGGCGTGGTTCAAGCTGCTGCACCGCGACATGGGACCGATCTCGCGCTACCTCGGCCCCTGGGTTCCCGAGCCGCAGCTGTGGCAGGACCCGGTCCCCAAGGCCGATCACGAGCTGGTCGCGGACGAGGACATCGCTGCCCTCAAGGGCAGGATCCTCGCATCGGGGCTCTCCATCCCCCAGCTGGTCGCCACCGCTTGGGCGTCGGCGGCAAGCTTCCGCGGCACCGACAAGCGTGGCGGGGCCAACGGGGCACGGATCCGACTCGCGCCGCAAAGGGGCTGGGAGGTCAATGACACGCCCGAACTGACCAAGGTGCTGGAGACTCTTGAGCAGATCCGGCAGGACTTCAACCTCTCACAGTCCGATGGAACGAAGGTCTCTCTCGCTGACTTGATCGTCCTGGGCGGGTGCGCGGCCGTCGAGCAGGCGGCGAGAAACGCCGGGCACGAGATCACAGTCCCGTTCGTGCCGGGGCGCACGGACGCCTCGCAGGAGCAAACCGACGTCGAGTCGTTCGCCGTACTGGAACCGAGCGCAGATGGATTCCGCAACTACCTCCGAGCGGGAGAGAAGGCGGCGGCGGAGACTCTGCTGCTGGACCGGGCCAACCTGTTGACGCTCACCGCTCCCGAGATGACCGTTCTGATCGGCGGCATGCGGGCCCTCAACGCCAACTTCGGGCAATCACAACACGGCGTCTTCACCAATCGGCCCGAGACATTGACCAATGACTTCTTCGTCAACCTGCTCGACATGGGCACGGAGTGGAAGGCATCTGCCTCGGTTGAGAATGTATTCGAAGGTCGGGATCGCGCCACGGGAGAGGTCAAGTGGACCGCCACCCCCGTCGACCTCGTCTTCGGTTCCCACTCCCAGCTCCGAGCCGTCTCGGAGGTCTACGCGTGCGAGGACGCGAAAGAGAAGTTCGTGCGTGACTTCGTGGCCGCGTGGGACAAGGTCATGACCCTCGATCGGTTCGACCTCGTCTGA
- a CDS encoding phospholipase D family protein, with amino-acid sequence MELTDWLLTSGERGNAATRLDDRRRDRAAWSEGNHVRPLVHGATYFRALLSAIRSQRAGDLLLFTDWRGDPGERLEGEGSEIGAVLGEAAGRGVIVKGLVWRSHLDRFDFSETENRHLGEEIEAAGGECLLDMRVRPGGSHHQKLVVLRHPGRPGLDIAFVGGIDLCHNRNDDAAHRGDSQSQPMAAAYGPHPPWHDVQLAIRGPAVGDLEAGFRERWEDPAPLSRSPLTRLRELIHREDTDADALPPQLPDPEPCGTHTVQVLRTYPNRLLRGYAYAPDGERSIARSYLKALRRARALIYVEDQYLWSPHVVQCFARALADNSGLRLIAVVPSFPEQDGRLTLPMNLIGRISALERLRRAGGPRVAVYGLENHAGTPVYVHAKVCVIDDVWTSVGSDNINLRSWTHDSELNCAVLDGTRDPWEPRDPGGLGDGARTFARNLRLELSREHLDRGETDAAHTPDVLCDPGSAFDAFAETAAALDSWCDRGQRGPRPPGRLRTYHPPRLSRTVKALSLPLYRLVVDPDGRPLRLRRHNSY; translated from the coding sequence GTGGAACTCACCGACTGGCTGCTGACATCCGGCGAACGCGGTAACGCCGCGACCCGCCTGGACGACCGCCGACGGGACCGGGCTGCGTGGTCGGAGGGCAACCATGTCCGGCCGCTGGTCCACGGCGCGACGTACTTCAGGGCACTTCTCTCCGCGATCCGCTCGCAGCGGGCCGGTGACCTTCTGCTGTTCACCGACTGGCGCGGCGATCCCGGCGAACGGCTGGAGGGCGAGGGCAGCGAGATCGGCGCCGTGCTGGGGGAGGCTGCCGGGCGCGGTGTGATCGTCAAAGGGCTGGTCTGGCGCTCCCACCTGGACCGCTTCGATTTCAGCGAGACCGAGAACCGTCATCTCGGCGAAGAGATCGAGGCGGCGGGCGGCGAGTGCCTGCTGGACATGCGAGTACGCCCCGGCGGCTCACACCACCAGAAGCTGGTCGTGCTCAGACACCCCGGCCGCCCAGGACTCGACATCGCGTTCGTCGGCGGCATCGACCTGTGCCACAACCGCAACGACGACGCCGCTCATCGCGGTGACAGCCAGTCGCAGCCCATGGCCGCGGCGTACGGACCGCACCCGCCGTGGCACGACGTCCAGCTCGCGATACGTGGGCCGGCGGTCGGTGACCTCGAGGCCGGCTTCCGCGAACGCTGGGAGGACCCTGCCCCGCTCAGCCGCAGCCCGCTCACCCGCCTGCGCGAGCTCATACACCGCGAGGACACGGACGCGGATGCGCTGCCGCCCCAGTTGCCTGACCCCGAACCCTGCGGCACGCACACCGTCCAAGTGCTGCGCACGTACCCCAACCGCCTGCTGCGCGGCTACGCCTACGCCCCGGACGGTGAGCGCAGTATCGCGCGCAGCTACCTCAAGGCACTGAGGCGCGCCCGGGCACTGATCTACGTGGAGGACCAGTACCTGTGGTCCCCACACGTGGTGCAGTGCTTCGCCCGGGCCCTGGCGGACAACTCCGGTCTGCGCCTGATCGCGGTCGTCCCCTCCTTCCCCGAACAGGACGGCCGTCTCACACTGCCGATGAACCTGATCGGCCGGATATCGGCCCTGGAGAGACTTCGACGCGCGGGTGGCCCGCGCGTCGCCGTATACGGGCTGGAGAACCACGCCGGGACTCCGGTGTACGTGCACGCCAAGGTGTGTGTGATCGACGATGTGTGGACCTCGGTCGGATCCGACAACATCAACCTCCGCTCCTGGACCCACGACTCCGAACTCAACTGCGCCGTCCTGGACGGGACACGAGACCCCTGGGAGCCGCGTGACCCCGGAGGTCTCGGGGACGGCGCGCGCACCTTCGCCAGGAACCTGCGGCTGGAACTGTCCCGCGAGCACCTGGACCGGGGAGAAACAGACGCTGCGCACACGCCCGACGTTCTCTGCGACCCCGGGAGCGCCTTCGACGCCTTCGCGGAAACCGCAGCCGCGCTGGACTCCTGGTGCGACCGCGGGCAGCGCGGTCCAAGGCCACCCGGGCGCCTTCGCACCTACCACCCGCCGCGCCTCTCCCGGACGGTGAAGGCGCTCTCCCTGCCCTTGTACCGGCTTGTGGTCGACCCGGACGGCCGGCCCCTGCGGCTGCGTCGCCACAACTCGTACTGA
- a CDS encoding DUF429 domain-containing protein — translation MLSDMVTVLGVDACPAGWVAVELRDGRFEGARLGADLRSLLREAGEPGTGAGSGIEVVGVDIPLGLLDVGWRLADTEAAALLGKLRGSVFRVPPHAVWQEEQYEGANRRCRELTGAGLSRQTWGLAAKLREANGFLADAGGDRLFEVHPEVSFWALAGSTPLPHRKKSWAGQMARRSLLKAAGIVLPDDLGDAGRVPPDDVLDAAAAAWSAHRIAQRRAHSLPDPPQHDCRGRPIAIWY, via the coding sequence ATGCTGAGTGACATGGTGACGGTCCTCGGCGTCGATGCGTGCCCGGCCGGGTGGGTTGCGGTCGAACTCCGGGACGGTCGATTCGAGGGGGCACGTCTGGGCGCCGATCTTCGCTCGCTGCTGCGCGAGGCGGGCGAGCCCGGGACCGGCGCCGGCAGCGGCATCGAGGTCGTGGGCGTCGACATCCCGCTGGGACTGCTCGACGTGGGGTGGCGGCTCGCGGACACGGAGGCGGCGGCCCTGTTGGGCAAACTGCGAGGCAGCGTCTTTCGGGTGCCGCCGCACGCGGTGTGGCAGGAGGAGCAGTACGAGGGCGCGAACCGTCGGTGCCGGGAACTCACCGGTGCCGGCCTGAGCCGCCAGACCTGGGGGCTGGCCGCCAAACTCCGCGAGGCGAACGGCTTTTTGGCGGACGCCGGTGGCGACCGCCTCTTCGAAGTGCACCCCGAGGTGTCGTTCTGGGCGCTGGCGGGGAGTACACCGCTCCCGCACCGCAAGAAGAGCTGGGCGGGGCAGATGGCTCGGCGCTCGCTCCTCAAGGCCGCCGGCATCGTCCTCCCCGACGACCTGGGGGACGCGGGACGTGTGCCGCCGGACGACGTGCTGGACGCGGCCGCCGCGGCATGGAGCGCACACCGGATCGCCCAGCGCCGCGCGCACAGCCTCCCGGACCCGCCCCAACACGACTGCAGGGGGCGGCCGATCGCGATCTGGTACTGA
- a CDS encoding protein-L-isoaspartate(D-aspartate) O-methyltransferase, which yields MPQPSPGLTPEDLVSTARALGVVDERLLQVMRVTPRSAFVPASHHALAYADVPIPISHGQVTTQPSLVAMMIAALGLAGSERILEIGTGYGFQTALLARLATYVVSVELWPDMAEKARGNLADEGVQNVEIVVGDGTLGMAGHAPYDAVIVCAAFPKVPPPLVEQLRIGGRLVQPIGPGGQEEVELYERTAHGLVRRRVVTAAHFVRLYGRYGYPPTSRFGDAE from the coding sequence ATGCCCCAGCCCAGCCCCGGTCTCACCCCTGAAGATCTGGTCAGTACCGCCCGTGCCCTCGGCGTGGTGGATGAGCGCCTGTTGCAGGTTATGCGCGTCACCCCGCGCTCGGCATTCGTCCCCGCCTCCCACCACGCGCTGGCGTACGCGGACGTTCCGATTCCCATCAGCCACGGTCAGGTGACCACTCAGCCCTCCCTCGTGGCCATGATGATCGCTGCCCTCGGCCTCGCCGGGAGCGAGCGCATCCTGGAAATCGGTACCGGATACGGCTTCCAAACCGCGCTGCTGGCCCGGCTCGCCACGTACGTCGTGAGCGTCGAGCTGTGGCCGGACATGGCGGAGAAGGCCCGGGGCAACCTCGCCGACGAGGGTGTCCAGAACGTCGAAATCGTCGTCGGCGACGGCACCCTCGGCATGGCCGGCCACGCCCCCTACGACGCCGTCATCGTCTGCGCCGCCTTCCCCAAGGTGCCGCCGCCGCTTGTCGAACAGCTGCGGATCGGGGGCCGTCTGGTCCAGCCGATCGGCCCGGGCGGTCAGGAGGAGGTCGAGCTGTACGAGCGGACGGCCCACGGCCTCGTGCGCCGACGGGTCGTGACAGCGGCCCACTTCGTCCGTCTATATGGGCGCTACGGATATCCGCCGACGTCCCGTTTCGGGGATGCTGAGTGA
- a CDS encoding GNAT family N-acetyltransferase, whose protein sequence is MQILSFPEEATPSELRVQVREIQEQAWPSARVSVTPADASTHDPLLRPLSMLLVEEGSVLAALDILFKEIVHAGRRYAAGGLSTVVTSREARGRGYGRRLVAVARETMATQGLDLGVFTCDRPLLAFYESAGWHLLPGAVLIGGTPQAPFPSDLPGFDKVTMAAFFSAKARQAQTSFYHSRIELYPGETDKLW, encoded by the coding sequence GTGCAGATCCTGTCGTTCCCCGAAGAGGCCACTCCATCCGAGTTGCGCGTCCAGGTGCGGGAGATCCAGGAGCAGGCGTGGCCGTCCGCGCGTGTCTCGGTGACCCCTGCCGATGCGTCCACCCACGATCCTCTGCTGCGGCCGTTGTCGATGCTGCTGGTGGAGGAGGGCTCGGTGCTGGCCGCGCTGGACATCCTGTTCAAGGAGATCGTCCACGCCGGTCGGCGCTACGCCGCCGGTGGGCTGAGCACGGTGGTGACGAGCCGGGAAGCTCGTGGTCGCGGGTATGGCCGGCGCCTGGTGGCAGTGGCCCGGGAGACGATGGCCACCCAGGGACTGGACCTGGGGGTGTTCACCTGCGACCGCCCGCTTCTGGCGTTCTACGAGAGCGCCGGCTGGCACCTTCTACCGGGGGCCGTACTCATCGGGGGAACACCGCAGGCTCCCTTCCCCAGCGATCTGCCCGGCTTCGACAAGGTCACCATGGCCGCCTTCTTCTCGGCCAAGGCCAGGCAGGCCCAAACATCGTTCTACCACAGCCGCATCGAGCTCTATCCAGGAGAGACGGACAAGCTCTGGTGA
- a CDS encoding MFS transporter, with product MEQASVSGDPDGAGLRKPPTAPSAECKLHSATRDVRLLWSANAADALGTHMSTVAFPLLLLGLGYTPATVGLLAGAGLLVALVCGPVVAVAADRGLRKPVMVTSAALAATAMAAVAASVVSGQPPLGLLLGAFLAERIATACFEAAARGTIALVSAPQDLPRVVAGLEAGDRAALVAGPALGGMLYQISRTIPFAADAASYVVTALCVRFMRSDLRATSPTTPPPATAEAMSTETPDPCSGSALRALPAFAREAFAGFALLRSAPRLRLVMAWTTTVNAALSALYFTAVFTLQAGGGGAAMGVVLALSGAAGLVGSVMAPALVRRLGGARTLVGVTWLMVLPSGGLAFAEGPWAYGLCFGTFCLILAPATVVIQAAAIADTPSHLQARTGAVLATAAIGAAAVSPVLAGALVTHDGPAPSAVVCAAALALLALFTSVRAGRLKTGG from the coding sequence ATGGAGCAAGCCTCGGTGTCCGGCGACCCGGACGGCGCAGGCTTACGCAAACCGCCGACGGCACCATCGGCGGAATGCAAGCTGCATTCTGCGACGCGGGACGTCCGGCTGCTGTGGTCCGCGAACGCGGCCGACGCGCTCGGCACGCACATGTCGACCGTCGCCTTCCCCTTGCTGCTTCTAGGACTCGGCTACACACCTGCGACAGTCGGCCTCCTCGCCGGTGCGGGCCTGCTCGTGGCCCTGGTGTGCGGCCCAGTCGTGGCGGTTGCGGCCGACCGGGGCTTACGCAAGCCCGTGATGGTCACCTCCGCAGCCCTCGCGGCCACGGCCATGGCTGCGGTGGCCGCGTCCGTCGTCAGCGGGCAGCCACCACTCGGTCTGCTCCTCGGGGCCTTCTTGGCGGAACGCATCGCCACCGCATGCTTCGAGGCCGCGGCCCGCGGCACCATCGCGCTGGTCTCCGCGCCGCAGGACCTCCCGCGGGTGGTGGCGGGCCTCGAAGCGGGCGACCGTGCCGCGCTGGTGGCCGGCCCCGCCCTCGGCGGAATGCTCTACCAGATCTCCCGCACCATCCCTTTCGCGGCCGACGCCGCCTCCTACGTGGTGACCGCCCTGTGCGTGCGGTTCATGCGCTCCGACCTGCGAGCAACAAGCCCCACCACGCCCCCGCCCGCTACGGCCGAGGCGATGAGCACCGAAACTCCAGACCCCTGCAGCGGCAGCGCCTTGCGAGCGCTTCCCGCCTTCGCGCGGGAGGCGTTCGCCGGATTCGCCCTGCTGCGGAGCGCCCCTCGGCTGCGGCTGGTCATGGCCTGGACGACGACCGTCAACGCCGCGCTGTCCGCCCTGTACTTCACCGCCGTCTTCACCCTCCAGGCCGGCGGGGGAGGCGCGGCCATGGGAGTGGTGCTGGCGCTGTCCGGAGCAGCCGGACTCGTCGGCTCCGTCATGGCACCGGCACTGGTGCGACGGCTCGGCGGCGCGCGAACGCTCGTCGGGGTCACCTGGCTGATGGTGCTGCCGTCAGGAGGACTGGCATTCGCCGAAGGGCCCTGGGCGTACGGGCTCTGCTTCGGCACCTTCTGCCTGATCCTCGCGCCGGCCACCGTGGTCATCCAGGCCGCCGCCATCGCCGACACCCCCTCCCATCTCCAGGCGAGAACCGGAGCGGTACTCGCCACGGCCGCCATCGGCGCCGCGGCAGTAAGCCCGGTGCTCGCCGGGGCGCTCGTCACTCATGACGGCCCTGCCCCCTCCGCGGTGGTCTGCGCCGCCGCCCTCGCACTCCTGGCGCTGTTCACCTCCGTGCGCGCCGGACGTCTGAAGACCGGAGGCTGA
- a CDS encoding alpha/beta fold hydrolase, whose protein sequence is MTEPLTAGTPQPPAPDNAGRPGSRYQTYRSELPEVCATDPTRMAFTADADGRCEVFTWNAATGRARQVTDRPRGTLHTAIDRDGHVWWFDEDANGLGRWMFQPFDGGPDLPGLRGVPPGVARGLGVAEDATVAMAVGTGTGTETGTTIHIGPRGAQARPVAQVDGHAALAGISPNGQYLAISGPAGAARAVTVISPSGTVQAVLPGGPGGSQLWALGFSPMAQREQLLLVQQRHDRYVLAGWQPGTGLRIFDWCTFATEITASWYPDRACVLIRQDRHGRSHLHHADLDTRTVTPVPTPAGTLLAAAARPGNDVHYLWTSTAQPPRMQSTAGLPLPRLGTVDGHVPGEHSELWTSGIDGPVHTLLSLPEGISPAPAVFLVHGGPADHDRDAYDGVVHSLVGSGFAVVRVNYRGSTGYGPRWRRAYTAGVGLTQVQDLAAVRADLIRRALVRDDAIALWGTSWGGYLTLLALGVDPELWQAAVAVKPVADCAAAYRTTTPALRALDERLFGGTPDEVPDAYARSSPIHYAGLVRAPLLVVAAERDDKCPPGQVRDYLTALNDAGVRHEEMWLDTGHDGYDGQDHVAVLRRAITFLDHELRGARRTTSRKTPESRTRTTANP, encoded by the coding sequence GTGACCGAACCCCTCACAGCAGGCACGCCGCAGCCCCCCGCCCCGGACAACGCTGGGCGACCCGGCTCGCGCTACCAGACCTACCGCAGCGAGCTGCCCGAGGTGTGCGCAACCGATCCCACCCGTATGGCATTCACCGCCGACGCCGACGGCCGGTGCGAGGTGTTCACCTGGAACGCAGCCACCGGCCGGGCCCGCCAGGTCACCGACCGCCCGCGCGGCACACTGCACACCGCCATCGACCGCGACGGACACGTGTGGTGGTTCGACGAGGACGCAAACGGGCTCGGACGCTGGATGTTCCAGCCCTTCGACGGCGGGCCCGACCTGCCAGGCCTCAGAGGCGTCCCGCCCGGCGTCGCTCGCGGCCTGGGAGTCGCCGAAGACGCCACCGTCGCCATGGCTGTGGGCACGGGCACGGGCACGGAGACGGGCACCACCATCCACATCGGACCGCGCGGCGCACAGGCCCGGCCGGTGGCCCAGGTCGACGGTCACGCAGCCCTCGCGGGCATCTCACCCAACGGGCAGTACCTGGCGATCAGCGGGCCGGCAGGCGCCGCCCGCGCGGTGACCGTCATCTCGCCGAGCGGCACCGTCCAGGCGGTTCTGCCCGGCGGCCCCGGCGGCAGCCAACTGTGGGCGCTCGGTTTCTCCCCCATGGCGCAGCGCGAGCAACTTCTGCTCGTCCAGCAGCGCCACGACCGCTACGTGCTTGCCGGATGGCAGCCCGGCACCGGTCTGCGCATCTTCGACTGGTGCACCTTCGCCACGGAGATCACCGCCTCCTGGTACCCCGATCGCGCCTGCGTGCTCATCCGCCAGGACCGCCACGGCCGCAGCCACCTGCACCACGCAGACCTCGACACCCGCACGGTCACCCCGGTCCCGACCCCTGCCGGCACCTTGCTGGCCGCCGCCGCGCGGCCCGGCAACGATGTGCACTATCTGTGGACCTCCACCGCGCAGCCGCCGCGTATGCAGTCGACCGCGGGCCTGCCGCTGCCCCGGCTCGGAACGGTGGACGGCCACGTTCCGGGCGAGCACAGTGAGCTGTGGACATCGGGCATCGACGGGCCCGTGCACACCCTCCTCAGCCTTCCCGAGGGCATCTCACCAGCGCCGGCCGTCTTCCTTGTGCACGGCGGCCCCGCCGATCACGACCGCGACGCCTACGACGGCGTCGTGCACTCCCTGGTGGGCTCCGGGTTCGCGGTCGTTCGCGTCAACTACCGTGGCTCCACCGGCTACGGGCCACGATGGCGGCGCGCCTACACGGCCGGCGTCGGACTCACCCAGGTACAGGACCTGGCCGCCGTCCGCGCCGATCTGATCCGCCGCGCGCTCGTACGCGACGACGCCATCGCCCTGTGGGGCACTTCCTGGGGCGGCTACCTGACGCTGCTCGCACTCGGCGTCGACCCCGAACTCTGGCAGGCCGCCGTCGCGGTCAAACCCGTCGCCGATTGCGCCGCCGCCTACCGCACCACCACACCGGCGCTCCGCGCCCTCGACGAGCGCCTGTTCGGCGGCACACCCGACGAGGTGCCCGACGCCTACGCCCGCAGCTCCCCCATCCACTACGCGGGACTCGTACGCGCCCCGCTGCTGGTCGTCGCCGCCGAACGCGACGACAAATGCCCACCGGGGCAAGTCCGCGACTACCTCACCGCGCTCAACGACGCAGGCGTACGGCACGAGGAGATGTGGCTCGACACCGGCCACGACGGCTACGACGGCCAGGACCATGTCGCGGTTCTGCGCCGCGCCATCACCTTCCTCGACCACGAGCTGCGCGGAGCCCGTCGCACAACGAGCCGCAAGACTCCCGAGAGCCGCACTCGGACCACAGCGAACCCCTAG